The window AGCTTTTTCGCTTCAGCAAGCGTTAACTGGTGAAGATCATCAACGAGACGAGTTAAACGAATTAGTTCATCTTGTAGAGGAAGCAAGCTTTCGGGTTTGATGGAATAACCACTTTGCTGGATGAAATCCAGTTTACCTCGAATGATCGTTAACGGTGTCCGCAATTCATGGGCGACATCCGCCACCAGATTTTTTCGAACTTCTTCGGCTCGTAGCAATTGCTTAGACATTCCGTTGAAGGCTTCGGCAATTTTTCCGTACTCATCGTTCGTTACGACAGGTATTTGATATCCGAATTCGCCTTTTCCTAAACGATCGATAGCAGGAATCAGTAAACGAAGCGGTGCGGTTAGCCGCTTCGACAACCAATAGGCGACCAGGAGGGAGAGCAGCACGAATATAATGGCACCCGCAATCAATAGAAACGTCACTGAACTGCTTACACCAAGGCGCAATTTCGCAATATTGCCGACTTCTTGGTCGTAATAATATAAATAAGCAATCGTTTTTCCATCTAATTGTACGTTTTGTCGAATGCCTAAATTCGTTATAAATCCATAGCTAGCGTTTCCGGCCTTATACAGTTGTTTGTGTTTTAGGGACAATAATACAAAACTTGCCTTTTCATGGCTGTTCCAGTCTGTTTTATTGATATTCACTTGCCGGATGCCGTTCCAAGAATCCCCATGTTTTTGATAGTAATTCAAAAATAGGGTGGATAATCCTTTCATTTCTTTGGTTCTGTCTACATTCAACATATTTTCAAGCATTCCTCTGACAACAAATTGAGTTACAAAGGAAAATAACAACCCCATCGCTATGATAAAGGAGGCCATCGCGACAAATAGTTTGCGGCCAACAGTCATGTCCCATCACCAAATCTGTAGCCGAAACCATAGACGGTTTGAATGTAGACAGGATGAGATGGATCGTCTTCGATTTTTTTGCGGAGACGGCTAATATGGGCGTCTACTGTCCGTTCGTCATTCAAAATATCATCTTCCAATGCTGCTTGTAATAGCTGCAGTCGGCTGTAAACGATATTGGGCTTAGCGGCCAGTGT of the Bacillus smithii genome contains:
- a CDS encoding sensor histidine kinase — its product is MTVGRKLFVAMASFIIAMGLLFSFVTQFVVRGMLENMLNVDRTKEMKGLSTLFLNYYQKHGDSWNGIRQVNINKTDWNSHEKASFVLLSLKHKQLYKAGNASYGFITNLGIRQNVQLDGKTIAYLYYYDQEVGNIAKLRLGVSSSVTFLLIAGAIIFVLLSLLVAYWLSKRLTAPLRLLIPAIDRLGKGEFGYQIPVVTNDEYGKIAEAFNGMSKQLLRAEEVRKNLVADVAHELRTPLTIIRGKLDFIQQSGYSIKPESLLPLQDELIRLTRLVDDLHQLTLAEAKKLPLERKPTNIPALLQRVIDRVTPDCEKKGIHITLNCFSDAATVLVDPNRMTQVFLNLVVNAVRYTPSGGSITITVDEETTENKESHVLCVAISDTGIGIEPEQLPFLFNRFYRTDEARTRNKGGMGLGLAIAKEFVLAHGGTIKAESQPGKGTTFIVRLPFTD